A region of the Leucobacter komagatae genome:
GCGCGCCGAGCGGGTGCTCGAAGCCGCGAAGCTGCTTGACCTCGAGGACTACCTCGACCGCAAGCCGAAGGCGCTCTCGGGCGGCCAGCGCCAGCGCGTCGCGATGGGCCGCGCGATTGTGCGTCAGCCCCGCGTGTTCCTCATGGACGAGCCGCTGTCGAACCTCGACGCGAAGCTTCGCGTGCAGACCCGCACCCAGATCGCGTCGCTGCAGCGCCGCCTCGGCGTCACGACCGTCTACGTCACGCACGACCAGACCGAGGCGCTCACGATGGGCGACCGCATCGCCGTGCTCAAGGACGGCCTGCTGCAGCAGGTCGGCACCCCGAGCGAGCTCTACGAAACCCCCGTCAACGTGTTCGTTGCGGGCTTCATCGGCTCACCCGCGATGAACCTGTTCGAGACGACCCTCACCCCCGAGGGCGCGGCGTTCGGCTCGCTCACCATCCCCGTACCCGCCGGCGGCGCGACCTCGAACGCTGTCACGGTCGGCATCCGCCCCGAAGACCTCGTGCTCGCCGCACCGGGCGAGGCGGGCCTCACCGTGCAGATCGACCTCGTCGAAGAGCTCGGGGCCGACGGCTACCTCTACGGCCACACCGCTGACGCCGAGAGCGCGCAGATCGTGGCGCGCGTCGACGGCCGTAACCACCCGAAGGCGGGCGAGACCGTCACCCTCGTGCCGAACCCGGCGCACCTGCACCTGTTCGACACCGCGACCGGCAACCGGATCTAGTCGGGGCGGGGCGGGGCGGCGCGCGGGGCGCGCTTTTCATCCGCCCAGCCGCCGCCAGCCCCCGGCCGTCGCTTGGCCCCGCGAAAGAGAAGTGTTCCTGCAAAAGGGCTCGTTCCCAGCGGTAGATTTCGGGTGTTCTTGCGAGAAACCTGCTCTTTGGCGGGGCGGCGCTGGGCGGGGGAATCGGCGAGGGCGTGTAGCCACTACAGAGATGCAGAGGGCCCGGTGCCTCCTTCCTCTCAGGAAGGAGGCACCGGGCCCTGTTGCTGTTGCTGCTCTGGCCTGGGCTGGGTTAGGCCTGTGCCCGCTTCCGCAGACTATAAATCGGGCTTCTGAGCTGCTCCTCCTCGTTGTCCATGCCGAGGTCAATGCCGCTTCGATCCTTGAGAAGCAGGGTTGCGATGAACGCGATGACCATAGTGCCAACGAGGTAGTAGGCGATTGCGTTCGCACTGCCCGTGCGTTCAAGCAGCACCTGCGAGATCATCGGCGAGAACGCGCCGCCAAGGATCGAGCCGAGCGCGTAGGTCACGGAGACACCCGAGAACCTCACCGACGCGGGGAAGAGCTCCGCAAACCAAGCCGGCTGCGGCCCGTACGTCATACCGAGGCCCGGGGTCATGATGAGTAGGCCGAGCAGCAGCATTCCGGGCTTGCCCGTATTCACGAGCGGGAACAGCATGAACATCGTCGCGGCAAGCAAGACCCAGCCGATGAGGTAGGTCGTGCGGCGGCCGATCTTGTCAGACAGCGCACCGGCCCACCAGGTGAAGAGGAGCTGCGCGATAGCGGCGCCGAGCACCGCGAGCAGCACGAACGTGGTGTCCATGTTGAGTGGGTCGTCGGTCGCGTACTTCTGAATGAAGCCGCCGGTGGTGAGGTAGCCCGTCGCGTTCATACCGATGAACGTGAGCGCGGCGAGAATCACGAGGCGCCAGTGCTTGCGGAACAGCTCCTTGAGGGGCGCCTTCGTCTGCGCCTTACGCTCGGCGATCTCAGTGAACACGGGGCTCTCCTCGACCGAACGCCTGACGAGGTACCCGACGACGATGAGGAAGACGCTGAGCAGGAAGGGGACGCGCCAGCCCCACTCTTGGAAGGCGTCGCCCGGGCTGATGACGCCGGTCATGAGTGCCATGATTCCTGAGGCGAGCACCATGCCAGCGGGCACTCCGAGCTGCGGTGCCGCGCCGAAGACCCCTCGCTGACCCGCAGGGGCGTGCTCAACTGCGAGCAGTGCGGCCCCGCCCCACTCACCACCGGCAGACAGCCCCTGTAGCACTCGCAACGTTAGCAGGAGGATCGGGGCAGCGATACCGATCGCATCGTAGGTGGGCAGGAGGCCAATAAGGGCTGTTGCCACCCCCATCGTGATCAGCGTGATCATCAGTGCCACGCGGCGGCCGAACCGGTCGCCG
Encoded here:
- a CDS encoding ABC transporter ATP-binding protein, yielding MASVTFEGITRVYPGTDRPSVDGLSLDIEDGEFLVLVGPSGCGKSTTLRMLAGLEEVNEGRILIGESDVTDVAPKDRDIAMVFQNYALYPHMTVAENMGFALKIAGVSKEERAERVLEAAKLLDLEDYLDRKPKALSGGQRQRVAMGRAIVRQPRVFLMDEPLSNLDAKLRVQTRTQIASLQRRLGVTTVYVTHDQTEALTMGDRIAVLKDGLLQQVGTPSELYETPVNVFVAGFIGSPAMNLFETTLTPEGAAFGSLTIPVPAGGATSNAVTVGIRPEDLVLAAPGEAGLTVQIDLVEELGADGYLYGHTADAESAQIVARVDGRNHPKAGETVTLVPNPAHLHLFDTATGNRI
- a CDS encoding MFS transporter encodes the protein MTAAPITDHSKRERRRVTAATLIGTTIEWYDYFVYAAMAGLLFGDLFFKGAGPEFKSVITFATVGVSFLFRPLGAIIAGHIGDRFGRRVALMITLITMGVATALIGLLPTYDAIGIAAPILLLTLRVLQGLSAGGEWGGAALLAVEHAPAGQRGVFGAAPQLGVPAGMVLASGIMALMTGVISPGDAFQEWGWRVPFLLSVFLIVVGYLVRRSVEESPVFTEIAERKAQTKAPLKELFRKHWRLVILAALTFIGMNATGYLTTGGFIQKYATDDPLNMDTTFVLLAVLGAAIAQLLFTWWAGALSDKIGRRTTYLIGWVLLAATMFMLFPLVNTGKPGMLLLGLLIMTPGLGMTYGPQPAWFAELFPASVRFSGVSVTYALGSILGGAFSPMISQVLLERTGSANAIAYYLVGTMVIAFIATLLLKDRSGIDLGMDNEEEQLRSPIYSLRKRAQA